In a genomic window of Helianthus annuus cultivar XRQ/B chromosome 10, HanXRQr2.0-SUNRISE, whole genome shotgun sequence:
- the LOC110886173 gene encoding macrophage migration inhibitory factor homolog, giving the protein MPTLNLFTNVPVDPVIASDILKDASKAVAKIIGKPESYVMILVNGGVPISFAGTEEPAAYGELISIGGLNPSVNGKLSSTIADILQTKLSVDSSRFYIKFYDVERPFFGFNGSTF; this is encoded by the exons ATGCCAACATTGAATCTCTTCACCAATGTTCCAGTAGACCCAGTGATTGCATCTGACATTCTCAAAGATGCCTCAAAGGCTGTTGCAAAGATCATCGGAAAGCCTGAGTCC TATGTTATGATCTTGGTGAATGGAGGCGTGCCGATATCATTTGCCGGCACAGAAGAGCCAGCTGCATATGGAGAACTGATTTCAATTGGTGGACTTAATCCAAGTGTTAATGGAAAGTTGAGTTCAACCATTGCAGATATTCTTCAAACAAAACTGTCTGTTGATAGTTCTCGTTTTTATATCAAGTTTTACGACGTTGAG CGCCCGTTTTTTGGTTTTAACGGGTCGACATTCTGA